Proteins found in one Zea mays cultivar B73 chromosome 1, Zm-B73-REFERENCE-NAM-5.0, whole genome shotgun sequence genomic segment:
- the LOC103643962 gene encoding uncharacterized protein, whose translation MIIVNIVHDISRMFGRGSPRMNLIQAAAMQRVSPRSTTNKRKKRTSPKVGRLRANWNSGLEKGLVEILQDHNNDCYKGQNGWSSEAWNRIVKLFHEKFPYVTFTKCQIQDKEKELKRDYKALKEARQQSGVSWDERLCRIEAEEPIWNNLTISNERLKKFRTKSFPLFEALGELHDGNIAEGTMNFTSIEPSRPPVTQPCQGAATHPSQAAFMLTQPSQPSFTQPSQPAFTQPSRIAYTQPSQAAFAQPSQAAFAQPSQAAFAHPSQATITQAISNEDDDLRVLDPIAPTSVSKRAKNVGAGSSRTRIDKRGQDGKVVEMMERFLEMKEKQDEVEKRATTNANEDDFPITTCIAIVDGMEELSDDEKVDAYDVFKDAQNRAIFMTAKDATRIKWLRKKIART comes from the exons ATGATTATAGTCAACATCGTTCATGATATAT CAAGAATGTTTGGAAGAGGATCTCCTAGGATGAACCTGATCCAAGCTGCAGCTATGCAAAGAGTATCCCCTAGATCTACTACTAACAAGCGCAAGAAGAGAACATCACCAAAAG TTGGTCGTCTTAGAGCAAACTGGAATAGTGGACTAGAAAAGGGTTTAGTTGAAATTCTTCAAGACCACAACAATGACTGTTATAAGGGCCAAAATGGGTGGTCATCGGAAGCATGGAATAGAATTGTCAAGTTATTCCATGAGAAATTCCCTTATGTCACATTTACAAAATGCCAAATCCAAGATAAAGAGAAAGAGTTAAAGAGAGACTACAAGGCTCTTAAAGAGGCAAGACAACAAAGTGGGGTATCATGGGATGAGCGGTTGTGTAGAATAGAGGCAGAAGAACCCATTTGGAATAACCTCACCATT AGTAACGAGAGACTTAAGAAGTTTCGGACTAAATCTTTCCCACTATTTGAGGCTTTAGGAGAGCTACATGATG GGAATATTGCTGAGGGAACCATGAATTTTACTTCTATTGAGCCTTCTCGACCTCCAGTCACACAACCTTGTCAAGGTGCTGCTACACATCCTTCTCAAGCTGCTTTTATGCTCACACAGCCTTCTCAACCGTCTTTCACACAACCTTCTCAACCCGCTTTCACACAACCTTCTCGAATTGCTTACACACAACCTTCTCAAGCCGCTTTCGCACAGCCTTCTCAAGCCGCTTTCGCACAACCTTCTCAAGCCGCTTTCGCACATCCTTCTCAAGCTACAATCACACAAGCCATTTCTAATGAAGATGATGACCTCAGAGTATTAGATCCAATAGCCCCTACATCAGTGAGCAAAAGGGCAAAAAATGTTGGTGCTGGTAGTTCAAGGACAAGAATTGACAAGCGTGGACAAGATGGGAAGGTGGTTGAGATGATGGAAAGGTTTCTAGAGATGAAAGAAAAACAAGATGAGGTGGAGAAAAGGGCAACAACTAATGCAAATGAGGATGATTTCCCTATTACAACATGCATTGCTATTGTGGATGGAATGGAAGAGCTTTCTGATGATGAGAAGGTTGATGCTTATGATGTGTTTAAGGATGCCCAAAACAGGGCCATTTTCATGACTGCCAAAGATGCTACACGCATAAAatggttgaggaagaagattGCTAGAACATGA